The Streptomyces camelliae genome window below encodes:
- a CDS encoding glycoside hydrolase family 6 protein has protein sequence MRHRLRALVASFFALPLALAVAPSAHAADPTTMTSGFYVDPDSSAKRWVAANPGDGRASAINASIADTPMAHWFGSWSGTIGTATGSYAGAAASRHKLPLLVAYNIYNRDYCGGHSAGGAASPSAYASWIAQFAGGIADRPAVVLLEPDSLADYGCMTQAQIAEREGMITGALTQFNRRAPDTWVYLDAGNPGWASPATMAQRLHEAGLRQAHGFSLNISNYYTTAENIAYAGAVNSELRTRYGYTKPFVVDTSRNGNGSNGQWCNPSGRRIGTPTQMGGGAEMLLWIKTPGESDGNCGVGAGSSAGQFLPEVAYKMIYGY, from the coding sequence ATGCGCCACAGACTCCGCGCCCTCGTGGCCTCGTTCTTCGCCCTGCCGCTGGCGCTCGCCGTCGCACCGTCCGCCCACGCAGCCGACCCGACCACCATGACCAGCGGGTTCTATGTGGACCCCGACTCCAGCGCGAAACGGTGGGTGGCCGCCAACCCCGGCGACGGCCGGGCGTCCGCGATCAACGCCTCCATCGCCGACACCCCGATGGCCCACTGGTTCGGCTCCTGGAGCGGCACCATCGGCACCGCCACGGGCTCCTACGCGGGCGCGGCGGCCTCCCGGCACAAGCTGCCCCTCCTCGTCGCGTACAACATCTACAACCGCGACTACTGCGGCGGACACTCTGCCGGCGGAGCCGCCTCGCCGTCCGCCTACGCGAGCTGGATCGCCCAGTTCGCCGGCGGTATCGCCGACCGCCCGGCAGTCGTCCTCCTCGAACCGGACTCCCTCGCGGACTACGGCTGCATGACCCAGGCTCAGATAGCCGAACGCGAAGGCATGATCACCGGCGCCCTCACGCAGTTCAACCGCCGGGCGCCCGACACCTGGGTCTACCTCGACGCCGGCAACCCGGGCTGGGCGAGCCCGGCGACCATGGCCCAGCGCCTCCACGAAGCCGGCCTCCGCCAAGCCCACGGCTTCTCGCTCAACATCTCGAACTACTACACCACGGCCGAGAACATCGCCTACGCCGGCGCCGTCAACAGCGAGTTGCGGACCCGCTACGGCTACACCAAGCCGTTCGTCGTGGACACCAGCCGCAACGGCAACGGCTCCAACGGCCAGTGGTGCAACCCCTCGGGCCGCCGCATCGGCACCCCGACCCAGATGGGCGGAGGCGCCGAGATGCTCCTGTGGATCAAGACCCCGGGCGAGTCCGACGGCAACTGCGGCGTCGGAGCCGGCTCCTCGGCGGGACAGTTCCTCCCCGAGGTCGCCTACAAGATGATCTACGGCTACTGA
- a CDS encoding VOC family protein produces the protein MEMTVQLTIDCSDPQRMVTFWAEALGYVPEPPPGGHATWRAYRAAVGVPEAELPAGAGDIPESIIDPAGRGPRVWFQQVPEPKVAKNRWHFDLKVGGGRDVPLDVRTQRVRATVERLVKAGATVLRIKDEQDMGLYAAAMQDPEGNEFDVV, from the coding sequence ATGGAGATGACAGTGCAGCTGACGATCGACTGCTCCGATCCGCAGAGAATGGTGACTTTCTGGGCCGAGGCCCTGGGCTACGTGCCTGAGCCTCCGCCGGGCGGGCACGCCACGTGGCGTGCTTACCGGGCGGCGGTAGGGGTGCCCGAGGCAGAGTTGCCGGCCGGTGCCGGGGATATTCCGGAGTCGATCATCGATCCCGCGGGACGTGGACCGAGGGTGTGGTTCCAGCAGGTTCCGGAGCCGAAGGTCGCCAAGAACCGGTGGCACTTCGACCTGAAGGTCGGTGGGGGCCGTGACGTCCCACTGGACGTCCGCACACAGCGAGTCAGGGCTACGGTGGAACGGCTGGTCAAAGCCGGTGCCACCGTGCTGCGGATCAAGGATGAGCAGGACATGGGGCTCTACGCCGCCGCCATGCAGGACCCTGAGGGCAACGAATTCGACGTCGTCTGA
- a CDS encoding TetR/AcrR family transcriptional regulator, whose translation MSVQERKERERASRERLIVATARELAEQQGWDAVTTRRLAERIEYSQPVLYSHFRGKREIIGAVALQGAAELAVAVRAATAAADGPRARVTALARGYLEFAERNPAVYDALFQLDGGLAYAQEDTPEPLKDAFAALLECLGEVAGDGVHPGLFTEVFWASLHGIATLTRTGRLPPEDTEQRVELLVDRLAVL comes from the coding sequence ATGTCGGTACAGGAACGCAAGGAGCGCGAGCGGGCGAGCCGGGAGCGCCTCATCGTGGCAACGGCCCGCGAACTCGCCGAGCAGCAGGGCTGGGACGCGGTCACCACGCGCCGGCTCGCCGAGCGCATCGAATACAGCCAGCCCGTCCTCTACAGCCACTTCCGCGGCAAACGAGAGATCATCGGCGCCGTCGCCCTCCAGGGCGCCGCCGAGCTGGCCGTCGCGGTGCGGGCCGCGACCGCGGCCGCGGACGGCCCGCGCGCCCGGGTCACCGCCCTCGCCCGCGGCTACCTCGAATTCGCCGAGCGCAACCCGGCGGTCTACGACGCCCTGTTCCAGCTCGACGGCGGCCTGGCGTACGCACAGGAGGACACCCCGGAACCTCTCAAGGACGCCTTCGCCGCCCTGCTGGAGTGCCTCGGCGAGGTCGCCGGGGACGGCGTCCACCCGGGGCTGTTCACCGAGGTGTTCTGGGCGTCCCTGCACGGGATCGCGACCCTGACCCGGACGGGACGGCTGCCGCCGGAGGACACCGAGCAGAGGGTGGAACTGCTGGTGGACCGCCTCGCCGTGCTCTGA
- a CDS encoding LacI family DNA-binding transcriptional regulator: MNIGEIARRAGVSRSTVSYALSGKRPVSTSTRRRIQDVINELGYRPNATARALKEGRTRTIGLVIPPAGNRLTHMQLDFVASVVDAAARVDLDVLLSPSGEGHDRSFERLVSEGRVDGVILMEIRLEDPRVGRLQAAGLPFVGIGRTADDHRMSWIDVDYAGLVQHCVRHLADLGHRRVALVTRSRELISAGYGPARRASEGFEAAVTERGLDGIEVPCGDDARSGQECVEALLRSHPDLTAVTTINEAALPGIERALADSGLEVPYDFSVTGVAARIWAEDFRPPLTAADVPAQDMGEQAVSLLVERIATPDTPPRHILLTPPISLRSSTAAAPTGRSSRVNRVR, encoded by the coding sequence ATGAACATCGGGGAGATCGCTCGGCGCGCCGGCGTGTCACGCAGCACGGTGTCGTACGCGCTCAGCGGCAAGCGACCGGTCTCAACCAGCACCCGCAGACGCATCCAAGACGTGATCAACGAATTGGGATATCGCCCCAACGCCACCGCGAGGGCACTCAAGGAGGGCCGGACCCGGACGATCGGTCTCGTCATACCACCGGCCGGCAACAGGCTCACCCACATGCAACTGGACTTCGTCGCCAGCGTGGTCGACGCCGCCGCCCGGGTCGATCTCGACGTGCTGCTGTCCCCGTCCGGCGAGGGTCACGACCGTTCCTTCGAGCGGTTGGTCTCCGAGGGCCGGGTGGACGGCGTCATTCTGATGGAGATCCGCCTGGAGGATCCGCGTGTGGGTCGTCTGCAGGCCGCGGGGCTGCCCTTCGTCGGCATCGGACGCACGGCCGACGACCACCGGATGTCCTGGATCGACGTCGACTACGCCGGCTTGGTCCAGCACTGCGTGCGGCATCTCGCCGATCTGGGGCACCGCCGGGTAGCTCTGGTCACGCGTTCCAGGGAACTCATCTCGGCTGGTTACGGTCCCGCGCGCAGGGCCAGTGAGGGTTTCGAGGCGGCCGTGACGGAACGGGGTCTTGACGGCATCGAGGTGCCGTGCGGGGACGATGCCCGCTCCGGCCAGGAATGCGTCGAAGCGCTCCTGCGCAGCCATCCGGATCTCACCGCTGTCACCACCATCAACGAGGCTGCACTGCCCGGCATCGAGCGCGCGCTGGCGGACAGCGGCCTCGAAGTGCCGTACGACTTCTCCGTCACCGGAGTCGCGGCCAGGATCTGGGCCGAAGACTTCCGTCCGCCGCTCACAGCAGCGGACGTACCGGCCCAGGACATGGGAGAGCAGGCCGTTTCCCTGCTGGTGGAACGCATCGCCACGCCGGACACCCCGCCCCGGCACATCTTGTTGACGCCCCCGATCTCGCTGCGCTCCAGTACAGCCGCCGCACCCACCGGCCGGTCGTCGCGGGTCAATCGCGTGCGCTGA
- a CDS encoding glycoside hydrolase family 6 protein, with protein MKSHSPRRRAAAVIAALALCAAFTATQAQATPTQDVITPATKFYVDPHSKAAKQALVDFRNGDIEDATNMARLASWPQAEWFTEGTPDEVRVKVHKLVHRARTVGRTPVLVAYDIPGRDCSQYSSGGAASSAAYRQWIDAFATGVGDDDAVIVVEPDGLANLPRDCGPTTDPTGELTAARIADLAYAVKTLKARPRTAVYLDAGNVQWRSVGDIAQRLQDAGVQYGDGFALNVSNNHPTDHNARYGTWIAKCLWYATEGPEQARGHTDWCASQYYSSAAPNDGAPGDAVSPTDPTTWRWTDAWFDQNVGTPPTDELRHFVIDTSRNGRGAWTPPPGKYSGDPEVWCNAPGRGLGPRPTADTGVPLVDAYLWIKTPGESDGSCTRSTGGTIDPEYGIVDPPAGAWWPDQAHALARNAVPRLTFNP; from the coding sequence ATGAAGTCACACAGCCCCCGGCGCCGCGCGGCCGCCGTCATCGCGGCGCTCGCCCTGTGCGCCGCCTTCACCGCGACACAGGCTCAGGCCACGCCCACGCAGGACGTGATCACCCCGGCCACGAAGTTCTATGTTGACCCGCACAGCAAGGCGGCGAAACAGGCCCTCGTCGACTTCAGGAACGGCGACATCGAGGACGCCACGAACATGGCCAGACTCGCGAGCTGGCCGCAGGCCGAATGGTTCACCGAGGGTACGCCCGACGAGGTACGCGTCAAGGTGCACAAGCTCGTCCACCGGGCCCGGACCGTCGGCCGGACCCCCGTCCTGGTCGCCTACGACATACCCGGCCGGGACTGCTCCCAGTACTCAAGCGGCGGGGCTGCATCCTCCGCCGCCTACCGCCAGTGGATCGACGCCTTCGCCACCGGCGTCGGCGACGACGACGCGGTGATCGTCGTGGAACCCGACGGCCTGGCCAACCTTCCCCGGGACTGCGGGCCCACCACCGACCCGACCGGCGAACTCACGGCCGCCCGCATCGCCGACCTCGCATACGCCGTCAAGACCCTGAAAGCCCGGCCGCGCACCGCGGTGTACCTGGACGCCGGCAACGTACAGTGGCGGTCTGTCGGTGACATCGCCCAGCGACTGCAGGACGCCGGGGTCCAGTACGGTGACGGATTCGCCCTGAACGTGTCCAACAACCACCCCACCGACCACAACGCCAGATACGGCACCTGGATCGCCAAGTGCCTCTGGTACGCCACCGAGGGCCCCGAGCAGGCGCGCGGGCACACCGACTGGTGCGCCAGCCAGTACTACTCGTCCGCCGCCCCCAACGACGGCGCCCCCGGCGACGCCGTCTCCCCCACGGACCCCACCACCTGGCGGTGGACCGACGCCTGGTTCGACCAGAACGTGGGCACCCCGCCGACCGACGAGCTGCGCCACTTCGTGATCGACACCAGCCGCAACGGTCGGGGCGCCTGGACCCCGCCGCCGGGCAAGTACAGCGGGGACCCGGAGGTCTGGTGCAACGCGCCCGGCCGCGGTCTCGGCCCACGCCCCACCGCCGACACCGGCGTCCCACTCGTCGACGCCTACCTGTGGATCAAGACCCCCGGTGAATCCGACGGTAGCTGCACGCGGAGCACCGGCGGCACGATCGACCCCGAGTACGGCATCGTCGACCCGCCCGCCGGCGCCTGGTGGCCCGACCAGGCCCACGCACTGGCCCGCAACGCGGTACCGCGACTGACGTTCAACCCCTGA
- a CDS encoding DUF4267 domain-containing protein, translating into MSLKKINTVLAAAFILFILWFGTEFILSPETTAPGFGLPSWPSGDGGGFLIIKGIRDVVLALVLGVLLVTGHRRALGWVLLVEAFAAYGDMATVLAHHGSVATALGVHCLTATLMVVNGLLMMRETRKVAAAPVKPAPQPA; encoded by the coding sequence ATGTCGCTGAAAAAGATCAACACCGTCCTGGCCGCCGCCTTCATCCTCTTCATTCTCTGGTTCGGGACGGAGTTCATCCTGAGCCCGGAGACGACGGCGCCGGGCTTCGGCCTGCCGAGCTGGCCGTCCGGCGACGGCGGCGGCTTCCTGATCATCAAGGGAATCCGTGACGTCGTCCTGGCCCTGGTCCTGGGCGTCCTGCTGGTGACGGGCCACCGTCGGGCGCTGGGCTGGGTGCTGCTGGTGGAGGCCTTCGCCGCGTACGGCGACATGGCCACCGTGCTGGCCCACCACGGCTCCGTGGCTACCGCGCTCGGCGTCCACTGCCTGACCGCGACACTGATGGTGGTCAACGGCCTGCTGATGATGCGCGAGACCCGCAAGGTCGCGGCCGCTCCGGTAAAGCCCGCCCCGCAGCCCGCCTGA
- a CDS encoding class I SAM-dependent methyltransferase encodes MAEEKDLGEAQRVHWQDTYAAHPGMYGEHPSAPAVHAARVFHASGARDVLELGAGHGRDALFLAREGFTVQATDFSATGLEQLRAAARAQGAAERVTTLVHDVRDPLPLSDASVDAVFAHMLLCMALSTSEIHTLVGEVRRVLRPGGVFVYTVRHTGDAHYGAGTAHSDDIWEHGGFAVHFFPRDLVNALAEGWVLEEVFAFEEGDLPRRLWRITQTLPR; translated from the coding sequence GTGGCGGAGGAGAAGGACCTGGGTGAGGCCCAGCGCGTGCACTGGCAGGACACGTACGCCGCTCATCCGGGGATGTACGGCGAGCATCCGTCCGCGCCCGCCGTCCACGCCGCCCGCGTGTTCCACGCGTCTGGAGCGAGGGACGTACTGGAACTCGGTGCCGGTCATGGCCGTGACGCACTCTTTCTCGCCCGCGAGGGCTTCACGGTGCAGGCCACCGACTTCAGTGCCACCGGCCTTGAGCAGCTGCGCGCTGCCGCCCGGGCCCAAGGCGCCGCCGAGCGGGTGACGACCCTCGTGCACGACGTCCGGGACCCGCTGCCCCTGTCGGACGCCTCGGTGGACGCGGTCTTCGCGCACATGCTGCTATGCATGGCGCTGTCCACCTCGGAGATCCACACCCTTGTCGGCGAGGTGCGCCGCGTGCTGCGACCAGGGGGAGTATTCGTCTACACGGTGCGTCACACCGGCGACGCCCACTACGGCGCCGGCACCGCGCACAGCGACGACATCTGGGAGCACGGAGGCTTCGCCGTGCACTTCTTCCCGCGCGACCTGGTCAACGCGCTCGCTGAAGGGTGGGTCCTGGAAGAAGTCTTCGCCTTCGAGGAGGGAGACCTCCCCCGCCGCCTGTGGCGCATCACCCAGACGCTCCCTCGGTGA
- a CDS encoding LPXTG cell wall anchor domain-containing protein, with protein sequence MSPDDPTTTEQSMPRGRTHRRNRTRRRIVAVAVAVLVAGAGAGALALSANAAPSVDITVDAGTSLGTVPSTAVGLNTAVYDPNMNDATASSLMKAAGVRQLRFPGGSYADAYHWKTHTLTDGGWVAPGTDFDHFMASAKRVGAQPIITANYGSGTPQEAADWVKYANVDKGYGVKYWEIGNEVSGNGYYGSKWEVDNHADKSPTAYANNLVAYAKAMKAVDPKVKIGAVLNTPGYWPDAVKAPGDNADWNHTVLSIAGKSIDFVIIHWYPGGTGTADLLNTPAKIAGATSAVRSLVNTYAGAHAASVGIAVTETDSSMSPALTSQAAALFASDTYMSWLEHGAVSADWWDLHNGMGTAPTTVNGETDYLDQGVLSSGKCVGGKCEPARETPFPTYCGIRSLTALAQPGDTMVKASSANPAVAVHAVRSSNGGLNVMLINKNPQNAAQVSLSYAGYTPAPGTVRTVSYTKGGTALTTATRGTAAAQTLPPYSITTLQLKPSSATVGNGIPSPAPTPTAATPTPAAPVASAAGTIGTRAQATAAGAPIVRADRNSTGGDLAATGMSNAVTYSAAGGLLALAAGSVLVLRQRRSRTSHGG encoded by the coding sequence GTGTCACCTGACGACCCGACAACCACCGAGCAGTCGATGCCTCGGGGCCGTACGCACCGCCGTAACCGAACGCGCCGCCGCATTGTCGCGGTCGCGGTCGCGGTACTCGTGGCCGGCGCCGGCGCCGGTGCCCTGGCACTCAGCGCGAACGCCGCGCCGAGCGTCGACATCACGGTGGATGCCGGTACCTCCCTGGGCACGGTGCCCAGCACTGCTGTCGGCCTCAACACGGCCGTCTACGACCCGAACATGAACGACGCCACGGCGTCATCGCTGATGAAGGCCGCCGGAGTCCGGCAGCTGCGCTTCCCCGGCGGCTCGTACGCGGACGCCTACCACTGGAAGACCCACACCCTCACCGACGGCGGCTGGGTCGCGCCCGGCACCGACTTCGACCACTTCATGGCCTCCGCGAAGAGGGTCGGCGCCCAGCCGATCATCACCGCGAACTACGGGTCCGGCACACCGCAGGAGGCCGCCGACTGGGTCAAGTACGCCAACGTCGACAAGGGCTACGGCGTGAAGTACTGGGAGATCGGCAACGAGGTCTCCGGTAACGGGTACTACGGCAGCAAATGGGAGGTCGACAACCACGCCGACAAGAGCCCCACGGCGTACGCGAACAACCTGGTCGCCTACGCGAAGGCCATGAAGGCCGTGGACCCGAAGGTGAAGATCGGAGCGGTGCTCAACACCCCCGGCTACTGGCCGGACGCGGTGAAGGCTCCCGGCGACAACGCCGACTGGAACCACACCGTGCTCTCCATCGCGGGCAAGTCGATCGACTTCGTGATCATCCACTGGTACCCGGGCGGCACCGGCACGGCCGACCTGCTGAACACCCCCGCCAAGATCGCCGGTGCCACTTCCGCGGTGCGCTCGCTGGTCAACACCTACGCGGGTGCCCACGCCGCTTCGGTCGGGATCGCGGTCACCGAGACCGACAGCTCCATGTCGCCGGCCCTCACCAGCCAGGCCGCGGCCCTGTTCGCGTCGGACACGTACATGAGCTGGCTCGAACACGGCGCCGTCAGCGCCGACTGGTGGGACCTGCACAACGGCATGGGCACAGCACCCACCACCGTCAACGGCGAGACCGACTACCTTGACCAGGGCGTGCTCTCCAGCGGAAAGTGCGTCGGCGGGAAATGCGAACCGGCGCGTGAGACGCCCTTCCCCACGTACTGTGGCATCCGCTCGCTGACCGCACTCGCGCAGCCCGGCGACACCATGGTCAAGGCGTCCTCGGCCAACCCGGCGGTCGCCGTGCACGCGGTGCGGAGCAGCAACGGCGGCCTGAACGTCATGCTGATCAACAAGAACCCGCAGAACGCGGCGCAGGTGTCGCTCTCCTACGCCGGATACACCCCGGCCCCAGGGACGGTCAGGACCGTTTCGTACACCAAGGGCGGCACCGCCCTGACCACGGCGACTCGGGGAACAGCGGCCGCACAGACACTGCCCCCGTACTCGATCACGACTCTCCAGCTGAAGCCCTCGTCTGCGACCGTCGGCAATGGCATCCCGTCACCTGCCCCCACTCCGACCGCCGCCACGCCGACGCCCGCTGCGCCGGTTGCCTCCGCCGCAGGCACGATCGGCACCCGAGCGCAGGCGACGGCGGCCGGCGCACCCATCGTCCGGGCGGACCGGAACAGCACGGGCGGCGACCTGGCGGCCACCGGGATGAGCAACGCAGTCACCTACAGCGCCGCCGGCGGCCTGCTGGCCCTCGCTGCAGGCTCCGTGCTGGTGCTTCGCCAACGCCGCAGCAGGACTTCGCACGGCGGGTGA
- a CDS encoding RICIN domain-containing protein gives MSLPDPTDISLYRASARAYLRPATPPSGTGVLRAVRAPGPTRDLDANGTVTSARSGLCLDLTGAATADGSPVQLLSCNGRSNQQWMFG, from the coding sequence GTGTCTCTACCCGACCCCACCGACATCTCGCTCTATCGCGCAAGTGCCCGTGCGTACCTTCGGCCCGCCACGCCGCCCAGCGGTACGGGTGTGCTGCGTGCGGTGCGGGCGCCGGGGCCGACGCGGGACCTCGACGCGAACGGCACCGTCACCAGCGCCCGGTCCGGCCTGTGCCTGGACCTGACAGGCGCCGCCACCGCCGACGGCAGCCCCGTACAACTGTTGTCCTGCAACGGCAGATCCAACCAGCAATGGATGTTCGGATGA
- a CDS encoding LacI family DNA-binding transcriptional regulator codes for MAEDAPRRQSTLDEVAERAGVSRSVASRVLNNAPHVSRAKREAVERAVRQLGYVPNPTARALATRQTGVAALVVAGEEPSIFADPFFARVIVGASAALEEADLHLMLCLAASDRGRKRVESLLRSKGADGVMLMALREDDPLARMAEEADMPVVFGGRPVGSAPRWYVDVDNVGGAREATEHLLSRGRTRVAAICGRLDTEVGHARYRGYRDAVLAAGLDPYPPQEGDFTEPSGAAAMAAMLAEHPEVDGVFAANDNMGAGALRTLRAAGRLVPDDVAVVGFDDLAVAQVADPPLTTVHQPIRALGREMARMLVALINGQEPTPLILPTRLITRSSS; via the coding sequence ATGGCAGAAGATGCGCCACGTCGGCAGTCGACGCTCGACGAGGTGGCCGAACGTGCCGGCGTCTCCCGCTCGGTGGCCTCCCGCGTCCTCAACAACGCCCCGCACGTCAGCCGCGCCAAACGCGAGGCGGTCGAACGGGCCGTCCGGCAGCTCGGTTACGTCCCCAATCCGACCGCCCGCGCTCTGGCCACCCGCCAGACGGGAGTGGCCGCCCTGGTCGTCGCGGGGGAGGAGCCGTCCATCTTCGCGGATCCGTTCTTCGCCCGGGTGATCGTGGGGGCGTCGGCCGCTCTGGAGGAGGCCGACCTGCACCTGATGCTGTGCCTGGCGGCCTCCGACCGGGGCCGCAAGCGGGTGGAGAGCCTCCTTCGGTCCAAGGGCGCCGACGGCGTCATGCTGATGGCACTGCGCGAGGACGATCCGCTGGCTCGTATGGCCGAGGAGGCGGACATGCCCGTCGTCTTCGGTGGACGCCCGGTCGGTTCGGCTCCCCGGTGGTACGTGGACGTCGACAACGTCGGCGGAGCGCGCGAGGCCACCGAGCACCTGCTCTCGCGTGGCCGGACTCGCGTGGCGGCGATCTGCGGGCGCCTGGACACCGAGGTCGGGCACGCCCGGTACCGCGGCTACCGGGACGCCGTGCTGGCAGCCGGCCTGGACCCGTACCCGCCGCAGGAGGGGGACTTCACCGAGCCCAGTGGAGCCGCCGCCATGGCCGCAATGCTGGCCGAACACCCTGAAGTGGACGGGGTGTTCGCCGCCAACGACAACATGGGGGCGGGAGCGCTGCGCACCTTGCGTGCGGCCGGCCGGCTGGTCCCCGACGACGTCGCGGTGGTCGGCTTCGACGATCTGGCCGTCGCCCAGGTCGCCGATCCGCCGCTCACCACCGTCCATCAGCCCATAAGGGCTCTCGGACGGGAGATGGCGCGCATGCTCGTCGCGCTCATCAACGGACAGGAACCTACGCCGCTGATCCTGCCCACTCGCCTGATCACCCGCTCCAGCTCCTGA
- a CDS encoding GNAT family N-acetyltransferase, which yields MSTSGSTPHLASREYSLKWPSSGVLVAETEAGIVGFAGFGPSQEAPAVAEIGTLYAMPKVEGTGIGKHLMPATLTTLVLPVQGPRNGIAATRTRTHGTNSVEHDDGPLSSHRERFSLHELVGLFGCE from the coding sequence GTGAGCACCAGCGGCTCTACCCCACACCTGGCCAGCAGGGAATACAGCCTGAAATGGCCATCGTCGGGAGTACTGGTAGCCGAAACCGAAGCGGGCATCGTCGGATTCGCAGGTTTCGGCCCATCCCAGGAGGCCCCTGCCGTCGCGGAAATCGGCACGCTTTACGCGATGCCCAAGGTCGAGGGCACAGGGATCGGGAAGCACTTGATGCCGGCCACGTTGACGACCCTCGTCTTGCCCGTCCAGGGACCTAGGAACGGCATAGCCGCGACTCGGACTCGAACCCACGGAACCAACTCTGTGGAGCATGATGACGGACCCTTGAGTTCCCACCGAGAACGCTTCAGTTTGCATGAACTCGTGGGCCTCTTCGGGTGTGAGTAG
- a CDS encoding NADP-dependent oxidoreductase, with amino-acid sequence MGRTAERRWLGRGAAPPAALGVEGAGKVLAVGAGVTGFAVGDRVLAHEAPLPGGSGFWAERVLVNADHAAACPPGLDAVHAAALPVNGLTALQALEKLGLGRGQRLLITNGGGATGALSVQLAAARGIEVTATASAAAAERLLGLGATEVVDHHDANWPAQVRGGFDAALIIATGAAGAALPLVRDGGRLCSLTSDAPAEERGITSWDLYVEPNATQLLRLAEQAAAGTLKLAPGPLPLSEGPAAFARVVTGRAGGKKIVLTRA; translated from the coding sequence GTGGGACGAACTGCTGAACGGCGCTGGCTGGGACGTGGGGCTGCGCCCCCGGCGGCGCTGGGAGTGGAGGGCGCGGGCAAGGTGCTGGCCGTCGGCGCGGGTGTCACCGGGTTTGCCGTGGGCGACCGGGTGCTCGCACACGAGGCCCCGCTGCCCGGGGGAAGCGGCTTCTGGGCCGAACGCGTTCTGGTCAACGCGGATCATGCGGCAGCCTGCCCACCCGGGCTGGACGCCGTGCACGCGGCGGCGCTGCCGGTCAACGGGCTCACCGCGTTGCAGGCCCTGGAGAAGCTGGGCCTCGGCCGAGGGCAGCGGCTCCTGATCACCAACGGAGGCGGGGCCACCGGAGCCCTGTCCGTCCAGCTCGCCGCGGCCAGGGGTATCGAGGTGACCGCGACCGCGTCTGCTGCCGCCGCAGAGCGCCTGCTCGGTCTGGGAGCGACGGAGGTCGTCGACCACCACGATGCGAACTGGCCGGCCCAGGTACGCGGCGGGTTCGACGCCGCCCTCATCATCGCCACCGGCGCGGCGGGCGCCGCCCTGCCTTTGGTGCGAGACGGCGGCCGACTGTGCTCCCTGACCTCGGACGCGCCTGCGGAGGAACGAGGCATCACGAGTTGGGACCTCTACGTCGAGCCCAACGCCACGCAGCTTCTCCGGCTGGCGGAGCAGGCCGCCGCGGGAACCTTGAAACTCGCACCGGGACCCCTGCCGCTGAGCGAAGGACCGGCTGCGTTCGCCCGCGTGGTTACCGGACGGGCCGGCGGAAAGAAGATCGTGCTCACCCGAGCATGA
- a CDS encoding DUF1772 domain-containing protein → MLSALEVFTIVVVGVMVGVEFSVLFVMNRILNALPGDAAQLGHAHGGRMLGAVMPFWYIGSLALAAVWAVAGWHHHGTGLVVTAAGLLLLSVVMSLLLLVPINNRNKTWTPENRPADWKEQLKRWERWHYVRVAVIIGAFTLLVAALT, encoded by the coding sequence ATGCTCAGCGCACTTGAGGTGTTCACCATCGTGGTCGTCGGCGTGATGGTGGGGGTGGAGTTCTCCGTCCTCTTCGTCATGAACCGGATCCTCAACGCACTCCCCGGCGACGCCGCCCAGCTCGGCCACGCCCACGGGGGCCGGATGCTCGGCGCCGTGATGCCGTTCTGGTACATCGGCTCACTCGCCCTCGCCGCGGTCTGGGCCGTCGCCGGATGGCACCACCACGGCACCGGCCTCGTCGTCACCGCCGCCGGACTGCTGCTCCTCAGCGTGGTGATGTCGCTCCTGCTGCTCGTCCCGATCAACAACCGGAACAAGACGTGGACCCCGGAGAACCGGCCCGCGGACTGGAAGGAGCAGCTGAAGCGCTGGGAGCGCTGGCACTACGTCCGCGTCGCCGTCATCATCGGCGCCTTCACCCTGCTGGTCGCCGCCCTCACCTGA